In Citrus sinensis cultivar Valencia sweet orange chromosome 4, DVS_A1.0, whole genome shotgun sequence, one DNA window encodes the following:
- the LOC102612284 gene encoding tetraketide alpha-pyrone reductase 2-like, whose amino-acid sequence MTQFFSLNHTLYNQSRHHANESSTGEMPEYCVTGGTGFIAAHLVKALLDKGHMVRTTVRDPEDLSKVGFLWELNGAEERLKIMKADLLMEGSFDEAIQGVDGVFHTASPVLVPYDNNIQATLIDPCIKGTLNVLSSCKKAKSVKRVVLTSSCSSIRYRHDAQQVSPLNESHWSDPDYCKHYNLWYAYAKTIAEKEAWRIAKDCGIDMVVVNPSFVVGPLLAPQPTSTLLLILAMVKGLRGEYPNTTVGFVHIDDVVGAHILAMEETRASGRLICSSSVAHWSPIIEMLKATYPSYPYESKCSKQEGDNSPHSMDTSKLFELGFVGFKSVPQMFDDCIKSFQDKGFL is encoded by the exons ATGacccaatttttttcattaaatcacACATTATATAATCAATCAAGACACCATGCCAACGAATCCTCAACGGGAGAAATGCCAGAGTATTGTGTAACAGGAGGAACAGGCTTCATAGCCGCACACTTGGTGAAGGCATTACTTGACAAGGGACACATGGTACGAACGACTGTTCGAGATCCAG AGGATCTGAGCAAGGTTGGTTTCCTATGGGAGTTAAATGGAGCCGAGGAGAGACTAAAGATTATGAAAGCTGATTTGTTGATGGAAGGAAGCTTTGATGAGGCCATTCAAGGAGTTGATGGTGTCTTTCACACTGCTTCACCCGTTCTTGTGCCGTACGATAATAACATTCAG GCGACATTGATTGACCCATGTATAAAGGGCACATTGAATGTTCTGAGCTCCTGCAAGAAGGCAAAGAGTGTGAAAAGAGTTGTGCTCACCTCTTCCTGCTCTTCAATAAGATACCGCCATGATGCCCAACAAGTTTCTCCTCTCAATGAGTCACATTGGAGCGATCCTGACTACTGCAAACACTACAAT CTATGGTATGCGTATGCAAAGACTATAGCTGAGAAAGAGGCATGGCGAATAGCTAAAGATTGCGGCATTGATATGGTAGTGGTGAACCCATCTTTCGTCGTTGGTCCATTGCTTGCACCCCAACCAACCAGTACACTTCTCCTGATACTGGCCATGGTTAAAG GTTTGAGAGGTGAATATCCAAACACAACGGTGGGTTTTGTACACATAGATGATGTGGTGGGTGCTCACATTTTGGCTATGGAGGAAACCAGAGCATCTGGGAGACTTATATGTTCAAGCTCTGTGGCTCATTGGTCTCCGATAATCGAAATGCTCAAGGCCACCTATCCCTCCTATCCCTATGAAAGCAA GTGTAGCAAGCAAGAAGGAGACAACAGTCCACATAGCATGGACACaagtaaattatttgaattggGTTTTGTTGGTTTCAAATCAGTTCCTCAGATGTTTGATGACTGCATTAAGAGCTTCCAAGACAAGGGATTTCTCTGA
- the LOC102613293 gene encoding 3-ketoacyl-CoA synthase 6, with protein MPQILPDFSNSVKLKYVKLGYQYLVNHILYLLLVPIMVAILIEVLRLGPYEILNLWKSLHFDLVQILCSSFLIIFIATVYFMSKPRHVYLVDYACYKPPVTCRVPFATFMEHSRLILKNNPKSVEFQMRILERSGLGEETCLPPAIHYIPPTPTMEAARGEAELVIFSAMDSLLQKTGLKPKDIDILIVNCSLFSPTPSLSAMLINQYKLRSNIKSFNLSGMGCSAGLISIDLARDLLQVHPNSNAVVVSTEIITPNYYQGNERAMLLPNCLFRMGGAAILLSNRRRNRSRAKYRLVHVVRTHKGADDKAYRCVFEEEDKEGKVGISLSKDLMAIAGEALKSNITTIGPLVLPASEQLLFLMTLIGRKIFNPKWKPYIPDFKQAFEHFCIHAGGRAVIDELQKNLQLSAEHVEASRMTLHRFGNTSSSSLWYEMSYIEEKGRMKKGDRVWQIAFGSGFKCNSAVWKCNKTIKTTTDNPWSDCIDRYPVHIPEIVKL; from the coding sequence atgcctcAAATCTTGCCTGATTTCTCCAACTCGGTGAAGCTCAAGTATGTTAAACTGGGCTACCAATATCTGGTCAATCACATTCTTTATCTCTTGCTCGTACCTATTATGGTTGCAATTCTCATCGAGGTCCTCCGCTTGGGCCCCTATGAAATTCTCAACCTTTGGAAATCTCTTCACTTCGATCTTGTCCAAATCCTATGCTCATCCTTCCTCATCATATTCATAGCCACCGTTTACTTCATGTCCAAGCCAAGGCACGTCTACCTCGTCGACTATGCCTGCTACAAGCCCCCCGTCACGTGCCGCGTCCCCTTCGCCACATTCATGGAGCACTCGAGGCTGATCTTAAAAAACAACCCTAAAAGCGTTGAGTTTCAAATGAGGATACTCGAAAGATCCGGACTCGGTGAAGAGACCTGCTTGCCTCCGGCCATTCATTACATTCCTCCGACTCCAACAATGGAAGCCGCCAGAGGCGAGGCCGAGCTCGTAATCTTCTCCGCCATGGATTCTCTGTTACAAAAGACAGGACTTAAACCTAAAGACATCGATATTCTTATCGTGAATTGCAGCTTGTTCTCGCCGACGCCGTCGCTATCGGCCATGTTGATTAACCAGTACAAGCTGAGGAGTAACATCAAGAGCTTCAATCTTTCGGGTATGGGCTGCAGTGCCGGGCTTATATCCATCGACTTAGCTCGGGATCTTCTACAAGTGCATCCGAATTCAAACGCTGTCGTTGTGAGCACGGAGATCATTACACCGAACTACTACCAAGGGAATGAACGAGCCATGCTCCTTCCGAATTGCCTCTTCCGCATGGGTGGAGCCGCGATCTTGTTATCGAACCGGAGGCGCAACCGTTCCCGAGCCAAGTACCGGCTGGTTCACGTGGTTCGAACCCACAAAGGAGCTGACGACAAGGCTTATCGCTGCGTGTTTGAAGAGGAAGACAAAGAGGGCAAAGTAGGGATTTCGCTGTCTAAAGACCTCATGGCAATAGCTGGGGAAGCTCTCAAATCGAACATCACCACGATTGGTCCCCTGGTCCTTCCTGCTTCGGAGCAGTTGCTGTTTCTCATGACACTCATCGGTCGCAAAATCTTTAACCCGAAGTGGAAACCATACATTCCGGATTTCAAGCAGGCGTTTGAGCACTTCTGTATACATGCGGGTGGAAGAGCGGTGATTGATGAGTTGCAGAAGAACTTGCAGCTGTCAGCAGAGCACGTGGAGGCCTCGAGGATGACACTGCATCGTTTTGGCAATACGTCGTCGTCGTCGCTTTGGTACGAGATGAGCTATATCGAAGAAAAGGGGAGGATGAAGAAGGGAGACAGAGTTTGGCAGATTGCGTTTGGCAGTGGGTTCAAGTGTAACAGTGCGGTCTGGAAGTGTAACAAGACGATTAAAACGACGACGGATAACCCTTGGTCCGATTGCATTGATCGTTACCCAGTTCATATTCCCGAAATTGTCAAGCTCTAG
- the LOC102612994 gene encoding uncharacterized protein LOC102612994 has translation MYVTRPLSLYKKFPSALSLPPPEGPNSGILVILDEETEPTCCFGLCKSNELRELPFPQNKDLRTYYTTNSGAGQQSQTQYHYTRVVFIPVLDQPLSSNQYYAIQPRGRHKGEAFTSSTEEDMTTCCFCYFVNDRKPQPFDPNNIYQQIEVCNYKRRGFSAKSVAPDGLPPKFLSRKGWNLEIKTPRNFNLGEAPGLDAALRARLPDFDSLPLSSKTSRPVVVGKWYCPFFFIKESSISLKEQMNVSMYYEMTLEQRWEQILSCGNSYNEDNCAVVDVTVQTELVSLAGDMEAVPHDNINVVDGVIWFRTSNNVGEEISLGLSTKITERMKWEQERFGFIGENEGPVSVKRVEEFRGVGDWRKFGCYVLVERFVLKRMDGSLVLTYDFKHSHQIRTKWE, from the exons ATGTATGTCACGAGGCCTCTTTCTCTGTACAAAAAGTTCCCTTCGGCCCTATCGTTGCCACCGCCGGAGGGTCCAAATTCTGGCATTTTGGTGATCCTTGATGAAGAGACTGAGCCTACATGTTGCTTTGGATTGTGCAAGAGTAATGAGCTAAGGGAGCTGCCTTTCCCTCAAAACAAGGACCTGAGAACTTATTATACGACCAACTCAGGAGCTGGACAGCAGAGCCAAACACAGTATCATTACACCCGAGTTGTATTCATCCCTGTTCTTGATCAGCCTTTATCTTCCAATCAGTACTACGCTATACAACCGCGTGGGAGGCATAAAGG GGAAGCATTTACTAGTTCAACGGAAGAGGACATGACCACCTGCTGTTTCTGCTATTTTGTTAACGATAGAAAGCCACAGCCTTTTGATCCCAACAACATTTATCAGCAAATTGAGGTCTGCAATTACAAACGCCGGGGCTTTTCTGCCAAATCAGTAGCACCAGATGGATTGCCTCCAAAATTCTTGAGCAGAAAAGGATGGAACCTGGAAATAAAAACACCCCGCAATTTCAATCTTGGTGAAGCACCAGGTCTTGATGCCGCTCTCCGCGCTCGCCTTCCAGATTTCGACAGCTTGCCATTATCATCCAAGACTTCTAGACCTGTCGTTGTGGGAAAATGGTACTGTCCTTTCTTCTTTATCAAAGAAAGTTCAATATCCCTGAAAGAGCAAATGAATGTGTCAATGTATTATGAGATGACACTCGAgcaaagatgggaacaaataCTTTCATGTGGAAATAGTTATAATGAAGACAATTGTGCTGTTGTGgatgttactgttcaaaccgaATTGGTTTCGCTAGCTGGGGACATGGAGGCTGTGCCACATGATAATATCAATGTGGTTGATGGGGTGATTTGGTTTAGAACTTCTAACAATGTGGGAGAAGAAATAAGTTTGGGGCTGAGTACAAAAATTACAGAGAGAATGAAGTGGGAGCAAGAAAGATTTGGGTTTATTGGAGAGAATGAAGGGCCAGTGAGTGTCAAGAGAGTGGAGGAATTTCGAGGTGTTGGCGACTGGAGGAAATTTGGTTGCTATGTGTTGGTTGAGAGGTTTGTATTGAAGAGAATGGATGGGAGTTTGGTATTAACTTATGATTTCAAACACAGTCATCAGATTAGAACCAAATGGGAATGA